A region of the Nocardia nova SH22a genome:
GAGCGAAGTCGCCCGTCTGAAGAACATCGCGGAAACTCCTCCCGCACCGAATGTTCCGTCGTTCAAGGTCAACGACGACGGCAGCGTCTCCGCCGCCGAGCGCATCGCCTGGCTGCGTCAGAACAAGAAGGACCCGCAGGGCAACGACCTGTTCACCGACGACAAACTGAACGAGGAAGTCCTCAAGGAGAACATCGACGCCCTCAACCAGCAGGTCGCGATCCAGCGCGCGCTCGCGCAGGCACTCGGCGTGGCCACCTCCGCGGCCAATGCCCTCAATCAGGCCAAGACACAGGTGGATACGGCCTTCACCGCCCTCGGCGACCCGGTCACCGGCGCCGGTGCCGCGCCCCCCGCCCCGGTGATCCCGGCATCCACCACACCGCAGAGCGCCGCACCCCCGCAGAGCCCGGCGCCGAGCCACAACTCGGGCCCGTCCTCCCATCTCACGGGCAACTCACATCACGGGGATTCCACCAGCGGGGGTTCGTACAGCAACGCCTCCTACAGCGGCGGCGGCGCCAGCGGCCCGCCGCCCACAGCGCACCCCTCCGGCGATGTGAAGCAGTGGATCGCGCAGGCCAAGCAGGTCCTGATCGAGATGGGCTACCCGCCGGAGTCGATCGACGAGAACGCGATCGCGCTGATCATCGAGCACGAGTCGGGCGGTGATCCCAATGCCATCAACAACTGGGACAGCAACGCCGCCGCGGGGCATCCCTCGAAGGGGTTGATGCAGTGCATCGACAGCACCTTCAACGCCCACGCCGCCCCCGGGCACACCGATATCTGGAATCCGGTGGACAACATCGTCGCCGCGACCCGCTACTCGATCGACCGCTACGGCTCACTCGACAGTGTGCCCGGTGTGTCGGCGGTATCGGGCGGTAGCGGCTACGTCGGCTACTGAGCGGGAGCGTTCCACACTCCGACCCGACTCCACGGGCGAAACCGCAAGGGGCGGCGCTCATCTCATCGAGAGCCCGCCCCGGCGCACCGAAACCGGGCGTTAGCTACGTGTGAGTAGAGCCATCTCGGCGTAACAGTGTGACCTACGCCCCGTAAAGTCATGTCACAAGAAGCACCGCAGAAGTACGCGGCACACCGTGCAGCGCGAGGAGCACCAGTGTCACTCGATCAGCCACTCGCCCCGCTTCCCCAGGAGGGCATGGGCTTCGCCTCGGCGTGGCCCATCCGGGCTGGCGATGTAGATCCATACAGTCGGTTACGGCTCGATGCCGTGGCCAGATATTTGCAAGATATCGCTTGGGAGGAATGGCACAGCGGATTCCTCCACCACACCGATCCGGCCTGGATCGTGCGGCGCACCGTCATCGATGTGGTCCGGCCGATCGTCTGGCCCGATCGGGTGGACCTGCGCCGCTGGTGTTCGGCCATGTCGACCCGGTGGACCAATATGCGGGTGCGCATCACCAGCGACAACGGCGGTCTGGTCGAGACCGAGGGGTTCTGGATCAATATCAACGAGTCGACCAACATGCCGACCCGGATCAGCGATCAGGGGCTGGCCCATCTGGCCCGGACCACCGATGAGCACCGGTTGCGCTGGCGGCCCTGGCTCACCGACGCGGTGCCGCCGGAGTCCGATACCGATCTGCCGTTTCCGGTGCGCGCGACCGACGTCGACCAGCTCAACCACCTCAACAACGCGGTGTACTGGCAAGCGGTCGAGCACTACCTGGTGGATTATCCGAAGCTGGTGGCCGGACCGCACCGCGCGGTGATCGAATATCTCGGTCCGGTGCTCGCACGTCAGCACATCAGCGTCCGCAGCCGCTACGAGCCGGGCGACCGCAACGGTCAGCCGGTGCTGCGGCTGTGGTTCGTGGTCGACGGCGCCATCACGACGACCGTCCGGATCGGAGCACTGCCCGGCTGATCCCGGTGGCAGTAGCGGGGTGTTCGCCGTCGCGGACCCGCCCGTGTGGCCGGGCCCGCGACGGTGGTCGTTCAGCCGCGTGCGGCCTTGAGCAGGTCCTCGATCGAGGTGAATTTGATTCGTGGACGGCCGCCGGACTTGCCCGCGGTCTTCTCCGCGGTGTCGATGGCCTTCCAGCCCTCCCGGCCGACGGCGTCGGGCTGCCGCTGCGCGAGCAGCGCCTCCAGTGCGGCCCGATCTCCCTGTGGTGCAACCAGTTTGCCGGTGGTGAAATCCTCCAGCAAATGTTCCACGGTTTCGGTGGCATCGACCCGGTTGGAGCCGATGACACCACGCGGACCGCGTTTGATCCAGCCCGAGACGTACACACCGGTCACGTGCGCGGCGTCGGCCACGACCCGGCCGTGCTCGTTCGGGACGATGCCGGCGCGTTCGTCGAAGGGCAGGTCCGCGATCGGCACACCGCGATAGCCGATGGACCGCAACACCATCGACGCCGCGAGGGTCTCGGTGCGATCCGATGCCCGCGCCACGATCCGCCCGTCCTCGGCGACGAGCTCGTTGTGCACGAACTCCACGGCCTCGACGTGGCCGTCACCGGTGATCTCGGTCGGCGAGGCCAGATAACGGAACACGATGCGCTTGTTGTCCGGATTCGGCGCCTCGGCCGCGTACTCCTGCGCCAGTTCGTATTTCAGCTTCAACGAGGGCTCGATATCGGGATCGTCGAGCAGTGCTTGGCTGGCCGGATCCAACTCCAGCTCGGCGGGATCGATGACCACATCGACACCCTTCAAATGGCCCAGCGCCAGGAATTCCGCCGAGGTGTAAGCGGCCTGCAACGGGCCACGACGGCCCAGCACC
Encoded here:
- a CDS encoding acyl-[acyl-carrier-protein] thioesterase — its product is MSLDQPLAPLPQEGMGFASAWPIRAGDVDPYSRLRLDAVARYLQDIAWEEWHSGFLHHTDPAWIVRRTVIDVVRPIVWPDRVDLRRWCSAMSTRWTNMRVRITSDNGGLVETEGFWININESTNMPTRISDQGLAHLARTTDEHRLRWRPWLTDAVPPESDTDLPFPVRATDVDQLNHLNNAVYWQAVEHYLVDYPKLVAGPHRAVIEYLGPVLARQHISVRSRYEPGDRNGQPVLRLWFVVDGAITTTVRIGALPG
- a CDS encoding transglycosylase SLT domain-containing protein — its product is MTGSGGTLTVSDVEKWDPDALTTASGAVGKLSGDLDRAVTAAVQSTQNLGHNQSWGGGAAQAADARMELERGRASAVSQAVLGLQTALTQQVENLKHTKSEVARLKNIAETPPAPNVPSFKVNDDGSVSAAERIAWLRQNKKDPQGNDLFTDDKLNEEVLKENIDALNQQVAIQRALAQALGVATSAANALNQAKTQVDTAFTALGDPVTGAGAAPPAPVIPASTTPQSAAPPQSPAPSHNSGPSSHLTGNSHHGDSTSGGSYSNASYSGGGASGPPPTAHPSGDVKQWIAQAKQVLIEMGYPPESIDENAIALIIEHESGGDPNAINNWDSNAAAGHPSKGLMQCIDSTFNAHAAPGHTDIWNPVDNIVAATRYSIDRYGSLDSVPGVSAVSGGSGYVGY